Proteins from a single region of Cupriavidus sp. MP-37:
- a CDS encoding xanthine dehydrogenase family protein subunit M → MNPFAYERPGSVDEALRLGSQPGARYVAGGTNLLDLVKAGVEAPRLLVDVSRLPLAQITALPDGGLRLGAMASNTDAANHALVRERYPLLAQALLSGASGQLRNMATVGGNLLQRTRCHYFYDLGFPACNKRKPGSGCGARDGINRIHAILGASEHCIAVHPSDMCVALAALEAVIVVRATTGERRIPISDFHRLPGDTPQCDTMLAPGELIVAIDLPPSPYAAHAHYLKVRDRSSFAFALVAVAAALDLDGNLVRSARLALGGVAHKPWRVPAAERALAGRPLSAHSAADAARLLLDGAHPYAHNAFKIGLAQRAVALALQVASRPQGAQP, encoded by the coding sequence ATGAATCCTTTCGCTTATGAACGGCCGGGCTCGGTCGACGAGGCCCTGCGCCTGGGGAGCCAGCCGGGCGCGCGCTATGTCGCGGGCGGCACCAACCTGCTGGACCTGGTCAAGGCCGGCGTGGAAGCACCGCGGCTGCTGGTCGATGTCAGCCGGCTGCCGCTGGCCCAGATCACGGCGCTGCCCGATGGCGGCCTGCGCCTGGGCGCGATGGCCAGCAACACCGATGCGGCCAACCACGCGCTGGTGCGCGAGCGCTATCCGCTGCTGGCGCAGGCGCTGCTGTCGGGCGCCTCCGGGCAATTGCGCAATATGGCGACGGTGGGCGGCAACCTGCTGCAGCGCACCCGCTGCCATTACTTCTACGACCTGGGCTTCCCGGCCTGCAACAAGCGCAAGCCCGGCTCGGGCTGCGGCGCGCGCGACGGCATCAACCGCATCCACGCCATCCTGGGGGCCAGCGAGCATTGCATCGCCGTGCATCCGTCCGACATGTGCGTGGCGCTGGCCGCGCTCGAGGCCGTGATCGTGGTGCGTGCCACCACCGGCGAGCGCCGCATCCCGATCAGCGATTTCCACCGCCTGCCCGGCGACACCCCGCAATGCGACACCATGCTCGCGCCCGGCGAGCTGATCGTCGCCATCGACCTGCCGCCCTCGCCCTACGCGGCCCACGCGCACTACCTGAAGGTGCGCGACCGCTCCAGCTTTGCCTTTGCCCTGGTCGCGGTCGCCGCGGCGCTCGACCTCGACGGCAACCTGGTGCGCAGCGCCCGGCTGGCGCTGGGCGGCGTGGCGCACAAGCCGTGGCGCGTGCCGGCCGCGGAGCGCGCCCTGGCCGGTCGCCCGCTGAGCGCGCACAGCGCGGCGGACGCCGCGCGGCTGCTGCTCGACGGCGCGCACCCGTACGCGCACAACGCGTTCAAGATCGGCCTGGCGCAGCGTGCCGTCGCACTGGCGCTGCAAGTCGCCAGCCGCCCGCAAGGAGCCCAGCCATGA
- a CDS encoding xanthine dehydrogenase family protein molybdopterin-binding subunit: protein MSVTGTPLDRVDGIAKVTGRARYSADHTLPGLVHAVMVTSTIARGEIVAIDTGACERMPGVRLVLTPFNAPHLPKGGKAAADIPTAGHVMSLLQDTAVHYNNQPIAVVVADTLEQARDAARCLPVQYRPADAVLDFAQARARPRKPEEDADRRRGDTDAGQRGAAAVIDAVYTTPMEHHNPMEPHATLAAWDGDQLTLYDATQYVTGVRKAVAAAFGMAADKVRVICPYVGGGFGCKGSVWSHVVLAAMAARQVSRPVRLVVERTQMFGPVGGRPLTEQHVVAAAAADGALRALRHDVTACTAAIEEWLESAALITRRLYACANVQTSHRLVELDIGTPTFMRAPGEAPGSFALECALDELAQRLGIDPVALRLRNHADTDPDQQLPFSSKSLRECYRDAAERFGWARRDPAPRSMRADGKLVGLGMATATYPTYRSPASAMVRLLADGTALVRSGSQDLGTGTYTVMTQVAADALGLPPARVRFELGDTAFPEAPVSGGSQSVASVAPAVQQAAQAARLRLIRQAVADTASPLAGAPVEDVEMVDGWLQRRSKPAQREPMSAPIQRAGGRAIEARASTRPGKERQAYSMHAFGAVFAEVRVGPELGEIRVHRVVASYGAGRLLNRKTAHSQLIGGIVWGIGMALHEKTELDLATGRVANANLAEYHVPVNADVGSIEVTVVDEDDPHINALGTKGIGEIGIVGVAAAIANAVYHATGRRVRDLPITLDQLLD from the coding sequence ATGAGCGTGACCGGCACCCCGCTCGACCGCGTCGACGGCATCGCGAAGGTCACCGGCCGCGCCCGCTACAGCGCCGACCACACGCTGCCGGGACTGGTCCATGCGGTGATGGTGACCAGCACCATTGCCCGCGGCGAGATCGTCGCCATCGACACTGGCGCGTGCGAGCGCATGCCGGGCGTGCGGCTGGTGCTGACGCCGTTCAACGCCCCGCACTTGCCCAAGGGCGGCAAGGCGGCCGCGGACATCCCCACCGCCGGCCATGTCATGAGCCTGCTGCAGGACACCGCGGTCCACTACAACAACCAGCCCATCGCCGTGGTGGTGGCGGATACGCTCGAGCAGGCCCGCGACGCCGCCCGCTGCCTGCCAGTCCAATACCGCCCGGCCGATGCCGTGCTGGACTTCGCGCAGGCCCGCGCGCGGCCCCGCAAGCCTGAGGAAGATGCCGACCGCCGCCGCGGCGACACCGACGCCGGCCAGCGCGGCGCCGCTGCCGTGATCGACGCGGTCTACACCACGCCGATGGAACACCACAACCCGATGGAGCCGCACGCCACGCTCGCCGCCTGGGATGGCGACCAGCTGACCCTGTACGACGCGACCCAATACGTCACCGGCGTGCGCAAGGCGGTCGCGGCGGCGTTCGGCATGGCCGCGGACAAGGTGCGCGTGATCTGCCCGTACGTGGGCGGCGGCTTTGGCTGCAAGGGCTCGGTGTGGTCGCACGTGGTGCTGGCCGCGATGGCCGCGCGGCAGGTCAGCCGGCCGGTACGGCTGGTGGTGGAACGGACCCAGATGTTCGGTCCGGTGGGCGGACGGCCGCTGACCGAGCAGCACGTGGTCGCCGCCGCGGCAGCCGATGGCGCGCTGCGCGCGCTCCGCCATGACGTGACCGCATGCACCGCGGCGATCGAGGAATGGCTGGAATCCGCCGCGCTGATCACGCGCCGGCTCTACGCCTGCGCCAACGTGCAGACCAGCCACCGGCTGGTCGAGCTGGACATCGGCACGCCCACCTTCATGCGCGCGCCTGGCGAAGCCCCCGGCAGCTTTGCACTGGAATGCGCGCTCGACGAACTGGCGCAGCGGCTCGGCATCGATCCGGTCGCACTGCGCCTGCGCAACCACGCCGACACCGATCCGGACCAGCAGCTGCCATTCTCGAGCAAGTCGCTGCGCGAATGCTATCGCGACGCCGCCGAGCGCTTCGGCTGGGCGCGCCGCGATCCCGCCCCACGCTCGATGCGCGCCGACGGCAAGCTGGTGGGGCTGGGCATGGCCACCGCCACCTATCCCACCTACCGCTCCCCGGCCAGCGCGATGGTGCGCCTGCTGGCGGACGGCACGGCGCTGGTGCGCTCGGGTTCGCAAGACCTGGGCACCGGCACGTATACCGTCATGACGCAGGTTGCCGCCGATGCGCTGGGCCTGCCGCCGGCGCGCGTGCGCTTTGAACTGGGCGACACCGCTTTCCCGGAGGCGCCGGTGTCGGGCGGCTCGCAGTCGGTGGCGAGCGTCGCGCCCGCCGTGCAGCAGGCGGCCCAGGCGGCGCGGCTGCGCCTGATCCGCCAGGCCGTGGCCGATACGGCCTCGCCGCTGGCTGGCGCGCCGGTGGAGGACGTGGAGATGGTCGATGGCTGGCTGCAACGCCGCTCGAAGCCGGCGCAGCGCGAACCCATGTCCGCGCCGATCCAGCGTGCCGGCGGCCGTGCCATCGAAGCCCGCGCCAGCACCAGGCCCGGCAAGGAGCGCCAGGCGTATTCCATGCACGCCTTCGGCGCCGTCTTTGCCGAAGTCCGCGTCGGCCCCGAGCTGGGCGAGATCCGTGTCCACCGCGTGGTTGCCAGCTACGGCGCCGGCCGGCTGCTGAACCGCAAGACCGCGCACAGCCAGCTGATCGGTGGCATCGTCTGGGGCATCGGCATGGCGCTGCACGAGAAGACCGAACTGGACCTGGCCACCGGGCGCGTCGCCAATGCCAACCTGGCCGAGTACCACGTGCCCGTCAATGCCGACGTCGGCAGCATCGAGGTCACGGTGGTGGACGAGGACGATCCGCATATCAATGCGCTCGGCACCAAGGGCATCGGCGAGATCGGCATCGTCGGCGTGGCCGCGGCCATTGCCAATGCCGTGTACCACGCCACCGGCCGGCGCGTGCGGGACTTGCCGATCACGCTGGACCAGCTGCTGGACTGA
- a CDS encoding MipA/OmpV family protein has product MEAAVTERIPPRTSSCIALLLAAGAVLAASPASAQTPAPLAEWQFSAGIPLQKLFQDDIPDWQVRLGAAAMLRPRYDGSSEYIVLGGPSIDIRYRDLAFASIGEGLGVNLLRGKNWRAGIALTYNLGRRGEEDSPHLDGMGNINPAPEGKLFAEYAVSKAFPLVLRIDARRSLGGSDGWIGDIGAYMPLPGSSERFFWFAGPTVTLADSRYMNAWYGVSAAQARAGRPQYHARGGIKSYGFGVTSVWYFAKHWFASSDVAVSQLAGDAADSPITRKRTNAVFDLSVNYEF; this is encoded by the coding sequence ATGGAGGCTGCCGTGACCGAGCGAATTCCACCGCGTACTTCCTCGTGCATCGCGCTGCTGCTGGCCGCCGGCGCGGTGCTGGCCGCCAGCCCGGCTAGCGCCCAGACGCCGGCGCCGCTGGCCGAATGGCAGTTCTCCGCCGGCATTCCGCTGCAGAAGCTGTTCCAGGACGACATCCCCGACTGGCAGGTGCGGCTCGGCGCCGCCGCCATGCTGCGGCCGCGCTACGATGGCTCGTCCGAGTACATCGTGCTCGGCGGCCCCAGCATCGATATCCGCTACCGCGACCTCGCCTTCGCCTCGATCGGCGAAGGGCTGGGCGTGAACCTGCTGCGCGGCAAGAACTGGCGCGCCGGCATTGCGCTGACCTACAACCTGGGCCGGCGCGGAGAGGAAGACTCGCCGCACCTGGATGGCATGGGCAATATCAACCCGGCGCCGGAGGGCAAGCTGTTTGCCGAATACGCGGTGTCGAAAGCATTTCCGCTGGTGCTGCGCATCGACGCGCGCCGCAGCCTGGGCGGCAGCGACGGCTGGATCGGCGACATCGGCGCCTACATGCCGCTGCCCGGCAGTTCGGAGCGATTCTTCTGGTTCGCCGGCCCCACCGTCACGCTGGCCGACTCGCGCTACATGAACGCCTGGTACGGCGTCAGCGCCGCGCAGGCGCGCGCCGGCCGGCCGCAGTACCACGCGCGCGGCGGGATCAAGTCATACGGCTTCGGCGTGACCTCGGTGTGGTACTTCGCCAAGCACTGGTTTGCCAGCTCGGACGTGGCCGTGTCGCAGTTGGCGGGAGATGCGGCCGACAGCCCGATCACGCGCAAGCGGACCAACGCGGTGTTCGACCTGTCGGTCAACTACGAATTCTGA
- a CDS encoding tripartite tricarboxylate transporter substrate binding protein: MKSSIKHRVARRARSIAIAVAGVAAVHTAPTALAADAWPAKPIKVIVPYTPGGSTDTVSRVVFEQVSQRLGQPIIIENKPGANSTLGVGVAARSAPDGYTFVSVLAAYSANMSLYSKLSYKPADLVPVAEMAELPLFLFASKKLPVKTVAELVDYGKKHPDTLTFGSSGVGSSAHLTGERLAMESKLKLTHVPYNGSAPILPALVSGEVSVAFDPLLVPMPHVKSGKINVLAVASAKRWPGEPNIPTMEEAGFPGFVMSSWTGLLAPAGTPQPIVARMAREIAAATRSPEVTKKLTDLGFVPVGGTPEEFRKLIERDTRRYAEIVKAGKITLD, from the coding sequence TTGAAGTCCAGCATCAAGCATCGCGTCGCGCGCCGCGCGCGTTCCATCGCCATCGCCGTCGCCGGCGTGGCCGCCGTCCACACCGCCCCCACTGCCCTTGCCGCCGATGCCTGGCCGGCCAAGCCGATCAAGGTGATCGTGCCCTACACCCCGGGCGGCTCCACCGACACGGTTTCGCGGGTCGTGTTCGAGCAGGTCTCGCAACGGCTGGGCCAGCCCATCATCATCGAGAACAAGCCCGGTGCCAACAGCACCCTGGGCGTCGGCGTGGCCGCGCGCTCGGCGCCGGACGGCTACACCTTTGTCTCGGTGCTGGCCGCCTACAGCGCCAACATGTCGCTGTATTCGAAGCTCAGCTACAAGCCCGCCGACCTGGTGCCGGTGGCTGAAATGGCGGAACTGCCGCTGTTCCTGTTCGCCAGCAAGAAGCTGCCGGTCAAGACCGTGGCCGAACTGGTCGACTACGGCAAGAAGCATCCCGACACGCTGACCTTCGGCTCCAGCGGCGTCGGCAGCTCCGCGCACCTGACCGGCGAACGGCTGGCGATGGAATCGAAGCTCAAGCTGACCCACGTGCCGTACAACGGCAGTGCGCCAATCTTGCCCGCACTGGTGTCCGGCGAGGTCTCGGTGGCGTTCGACCCGCTGCTGGTGCCGATGCCGCACGTCAAGTCCGGCAAGATCAACGTGCTGGCCGTCGCTTCCGCCAAACGCTGGCCGGGCGAGCCCAATATCCCGACCATGGAAGAAGCCGGCTTCCCCGGCTTCGTCATGAGCTCATGGACCGGCCTGCTGGCGCCGGCCGGCACGCCGCAGCCCATCGTCGCGCGCATGGCCCGGGAAATCGCCGCGGCCACGCGCAGCCCGGAAGTCACGAAGAAGCTGACTGACCTCGGCTTTGTGCCGGTGGGCGGCACGCCCGAGGAATTCCGCAAGCTGATCGAGCGCGATACCAGGCGGTATGCGGAGATCGTCAAGGCGGGCAAGATCACCCTCGACTAA
- a CDS encoding TonB-dependent receptor produces MQPHPATSIRFALRPRPLSLLVCAIAGTLPLIAAAQAQAPAASVEAGSLNAVEVRVDRIKSDLVNPMRQVTVIEREELEELRTGSTNLATMLSKVIPGMADSSRTVTDFGQTLRGRSALVLVDGIPLNTNRDSARNLATIDPSNIERIEVLRGSSALYGAGASGGIISITTRQAGGPPSADTTVTLGTPLTRLSKEGLSANVQQHFSGSQGPIDYAFHLGAQRIGSPYDAEGHRIAPEPSQGDLFDSNVYNVSGKLGWRIDAQQRLQLSVSRYQAKQNTDYASDPSVARAPAGSTAARAIRGLQLEDQNELRNTVVNLDYKHQDLFGSTVSSQFYYRDYFTRFPPFDARAVATRGGNVDQISQNSDVFGGRLTISTPLGQAKATKLLWGADYNQERSDMPLDLFDPRAYDSSGGLVFNRIGTATYMPPLTTRSGGIFGQLQHKFSEQWSAEGGLRYERASASFDDFVPLSQSRVSNPATVKGGTVNYGAWLFNLGAAYAPVKGQEFYASFSQGFQLPDIGLQIRNARAGFDINSSSLDPVKTNNYELGWRGALGNTLASVALFYTTSKLGDVQSFNNGLILTRTEERIAGVEAAADYRSDDERWGAGGTVTWINGRERPQGSASMQDMTGYRIPPFKVTAYLQFRPVSQWSNRVQLSYYASRDYRLNGQNSFGRREVSSYTTVDLISRYELTRKDTITVGIENLFNRNYYPLYSQLLRNSNNTSRLPAAGITLTAMYQRRW; encoded by the coding sequence ATGCAACCCCATCCGGCCACCTCTATCCGTTTCGCCCTTCGTCCCCGCCCGCTGTCCCTGCTGGTCTGTGCCATCGCTGGCACGCTGCCGCTGATCGCCGCCGCCCAGGCCCAGGCACCGGCCGCGTCGGTGGAAGCGGGCAGCCTGAATGCCGTCGAGGTGCGGGTCGACCGGATCAAGAGCGACCTGGTCAACCCGATGCGGCAGGTCACGGTGATCGAGCGCGAGGAGCTGGAGGAGTTGCGCACGGGGTCCACCAACCTTGCCACCATGCTCAGCAAGGTGATTCCGGGCATGGCCGATTCCAGCCGCACCGTGACGGATTTCGGCCAGACGCTGCGCGGGCGCAGCGCGCTGGTGCTGGTCGACGGCATCCCGCTGAACACCAACCGCGACTCGGCACGCAACCTGGCGACCATCGACCCCAGCAATATCGAGCGCATCGAAGTGCTGCGCGGCAGCAGCGCGCTCTACGGGGCGGGTGCCAGCGGCGGCATCATCTCGATCACCACGCGCCAGGCCGGCGGGCCGCCGAGCGCGGACACCACGGTGACGCTGGGCACGCCGCTGACGCGGCTGAGCAAGGAAGGGCTGAGCGCCAACGTGCAGCAGCATTTTTCCGGCAGCCAGGGGCCGATCGACTATGCCTTCCACCTGGGCGCGCAGCGCATCGGCAGCCCCTACGATGCCGAAGGCCACCGCATTGCGCCGGAGCCCAGCCAGGGCGATCTCTTTGATTCGAACGTCTACAACGTGAGCGGCAAGCTGGGCTGGCGCATCGACGCCCAGCAGCGGCTGCAGCTGAGCGTCAGCCGCTACCAGGCGAAGCAGAACACCGACTATGCGTCCGATCCGTCGGTGGCACGCGCGCCCGCCGGCTCGACCGCCGCGCGCGCCATCCGCGGCCTGCAGCTGGAGGACCAGAACGAGCTGCGCAATACCGTGGTCAACCTGGACTACAAGCACCAGGATCTGTTCGGCAGCACGGTATCGAGCCAGTTCTACTACCGCGACTACTTCACGCGTTTCCCGCCGTTCGATGCGCGCGCGGTGGCCACGCGCGGCGGCAATGTCGACCAGATCAGCCAGAACAGCGACGTGTTCGGCGGCCGCCTGACCATCAGCACGCCGCTGGGCCAGGCCAAGGCCACCAAGCTGCTGTGGGGCGCCGACTACAACCAGGAACGCAGCGACATGCCGCTGGACCTGTTCGATCCGCGCGCCTACGACAGCAGCGGCGGGCTGGTCTTCAACCGCATCGGCACGGCCACCTATATGCCGCCGCTGACCACGCGCAGTGGCGGCATCTTCGGCCAGCTGCAGCACAAGTTCAGCGAGCAGTGGTCGGCCGAGGGCGGCCTGCGCTACGAGCGCGCCAGCGCCAGCTTCGATGACTTCGTGCCGCTGTCGCAATCGCGCGTGAGCAACCCGGCCACGGTCAAGGGCGGCACGGTCAACTATGGCGCGTGGCTGTTCAACCTGGGCGCGGCCTATGCGCCGGTCAAGGGCCAGGAGTTCTATGCCTCGTTCAGCCAGGGCTTCCAGCTGCCGGACATTGGCCTGCAGATCCGCAATGCGCGTGCCGGCTTCGACATCAATTCGTCCAGCCTGGATCCGGTCAAGACCAACAACTACGAACTGGGCTGGCGCGGCGCGCTCGGCAATACGCTGGCCAGCGTGGCGCTGTTCTACACCACGTCCAAGCTTGGCGACGTGCAGAGCTTCAACAACGGCCTGATCCTGACCCGCACCGAAGAGCGCATCGCGGGTGTGGAAGCGGCGGCGGACTACCGCTCGGACGACGAGCGCTGGGGCGCGGGCGGCACCGTCACCTGGATCAACGGGCGCGAACGCCCGCAGGGCAGCGCCAGCATGCAGGACATGACCGGGTACCGCATCCCGCCGTTCAAGGTTACGGCGTACCTGCAGTTCCGTCCCGTGAGCCAGTGGAGCAACCGCGTGCAGCTGAGCTATTACGCCAGCCGCGACTACCGCCTCAACGGCCAGAACAGCTTCGGCCGGCGCGAGGTCAGCAGCTATACCACCGTCGACCTGATCAGCCGCTACGAACTGACGCGCAAGGATACGATCACGGTCGGCATCGAGAACCTGTTCAACCGCAACTACTATCCGCTGTACAGCCAGCTGCTGCGCAACAGCAACAACACCAGCCGGCTGCCGGCAGCGGGCATCACGCTGACGGCGATGTACCAGCGCCGCTGGTAA
- a CDS encoding VOC family protein, whose translation MFDHVKFGVSDYAASKAFFLKALEPLGVAVVSEGPPAYGVELSGKGKASLCLFQTDEKPAHLHLAFTAETRQQVDDFHRAALAAGARDNGGPGLRPHYHANYYAAFVIGPDGHNIEVVCQATGA comes from the coding sequence ATGTTTGACCACGTCAAATTCGGAGTCAGCGACTATGCAGCAAGCAAGGCGTTCTTCCTCAAAGCGCTGGAGCCGCTCGGTGTAGCGGTGGTGTCGGAGGGGCCGCCGGCCTATGGTGTCGAACTCAGCGGAAAGGGCAAGGCTTCGTTATGCCTGTTCCAGACCGACGAGAAGCCCGCGCACCTGCACCTGGCGTTTACCGCCGAGACACGGCAGCAGGTCGACGACTTCCATCGTGCAGCGCTGGCGGCCGGGGCCAGGGACAATGGCGGCCCCGGGCTGCGCCCGCACTACCACGCGAACTACTACGCGGCGTTCGTCATTGGTCCTGACGGGCACAATATCGAGGTGGTGTGCCAGGCGACCGGCGCGTAA
- a CDS encoding TetR/AcrR family transcriptional regulator, translating into MTATQPQAPTRSRSRGRPREFNVDQALDRAVRVFSERGYHGASISDLTRAMRLAQGSLYKAFKDKQSLFMAAFDRYRAQRAEKLHRAIDNAGTGLERLRATLDFYADSAQGAAGRQGCLVVGSAVELSAFDKPVASHIAAAMSRNEALLADLIRQGQQDGSIPAHVNVEATARMLLCLTQGMRVVGKTGRSREQMQAVATAALKVLA; encoded by the coding sequence ATGACCGCAACCCAGCCCCAAGCCCCCACGCGCTCACGCAGCCGGGGCCGCCCGCGCGAGTTTAACGTCGACCAGGCGCTGGATCGGGCCGTGCGCGTGTTCAGCGAACGCGGTTACCACGGCGCTTCTATCTCCGACCTCACCCGCGCCATGCGTCTCGCGCAAGGCAGTCTCTACAAGGCGTTCAAGGACAAGCAATCGCTGTTCATGGCGGCGTTCGATCGCTACCGCGCCCAGCGCGCGGAAAAGCTGCACCGGGCCATCGACAACGCCGGCACCGGACTGGAACGCCTGCGCGCCACGCTGGACTTCTATGCCGACTCCGCCCAGGGCGCCGCTGGCCGGCAAGGTTGCCTGGTTGTCGGCAGCGCGGTGGAACTGTCGGCGTTCGACAAGCCGGTGGCCAGCCACATCGCCGCCGCGATGTCGCGCAACGAGGCGCTGCTGGCCGACCTGATCCGGCAGGGCCAGCAAGACGGCTCGATCCCGGCCCATGTGAACGTCGAAGCGACTGCGCGGATGCTGTTGTGCCTGACCCAAGGCATGCGGGTCGTCGGCAAGACCGGACGCAGCCGCGAGCAGATGCAAGCCGTGGCGACCGCTGCACTCAAGGTATTAGCCTGA
- a CDS encoding NAD(P)-dependent oxidoreductase, whose amino-acid sequence MKIAFLGLGTMGLPMAANLLKAGYAVRGWNRSPAPVAKLAALGAQGAATPVEAVADADVLVSMLADDAATRATMVNARTLTALKRGAIHVNMATVSVAMAAELAALHQAQGVGYVAAPVLGRVNVAEAGQLNILAAGHTDAIATVQPLLDVLGQKTWRLGERPEQANAAKLAVNFMIASAIGTMGEAVALAHGHGVDKAGFLELVMSTAFAAPVYKGYGQAIAEERFEPAGFKLALGLKDVRLALEAAEQANVPLPLASTLRDTHIESLAHGEGHLDWAALSRTSARRAGQA is encoded by the coding sequence ATGAAGATCGCTTTTCTTGGCCTGGGCACCATGGGTCTGCCAATGGCAGCAAACTTGCTCAAGGCCGGCTATGCAGTGCGCGGCTGGAATCGCTCGCCCGCGCCGGTGGCGAAGCTGGCAGCGCTCGGCGCGCAAGGCGCGGCCACACCCGTCGAGGCGGTCGCCGATGCGGACGTGCTGGTCTCGATGCTGGCCGACGATGCCGCCACCCGTGCCACGATGGTGAATGCACGGACACTGACCGCGCTCAAGCGGGGAGCCATTCACGTCAACATGGCCACCGTGTCGGTGGCCATGGCAGCCGAACTGGCTGCGTTACACCAGGCGCAAGGCGTGGGCTATGTCGCCGCACCGGTACTGGGCCGGGTAAACGTTGCGGAAGCGGGCCAGCTCAACATCCTGGCAGCGGGCCATACCGACGCCATTGCAACCGTGCAGCCGCTGCTGGATGTCCTCGGCCAAAAGACCTGGCGCCTGGGCGAACGGCCAGAACAGGCCAATGCTGCCAAGCTTGCCGTGAACTTCATGATCGCCAGCGCCATTGGTACCATGGGCGAAGCCGTGGCACTGGCGCACGGCCATGGGGTCGACAAGGCCGGCTTTCTGGAACTGGTCATGTCTACGGCCTTCGCTGCTCCTGTCTACAAGGGCTATGGCCAGGCCATCGCCGAAGAGCGCTTCGAGCCAGCCGGATTCAAGCTGGCGCTCGGCCTGAAAGACGTGCGCCTGGCATTGGAAGCGGCGGAACAGGCCAACGTTCCCCTGCCCCTGGCCAGTACCCTGCGCGATACCCATATCGAAAGCCTGGCCCATGGCGAAGGCCACCTGGATTGGGCGGCACTGTCGCGCACGTCCGCCCGCCGTGCCGGGCAGGCCTGA
- a CDS encoding VOC family protein yields the protein MDLTIHSTFLPHSDAEVSLAFYRDALDFEIRKDVAFGGHRWITVGPKDKPDTSIVLYPPNATPGVTDEEKRTIAEMMAKGTFAMLLLGAKDLDAAFQRLQDRDAEIVQEPTNQPYGVRDFAVRDPAGNMIRIQQLK from the coding sequence ATGGACCTCACCATTCACTCGACTTTCCTGCCTCATTCCGATGCGGAGGTCTCGCTGGCGTTCTACCGGGACGCCCTGGATTTCGAGATCCGCAAGGATGTCGCCTTTGGCGGCCACCGCTGGATTACCGTCGGCCCGAAGGACAAGCCCGACACTTCCATCGTCCTGTACCCCCCAAACGCGACACCGGGCGTCACCGACGAGGAGAAGCGCACCATCGCCGAGATGATGGCCAAGGGTACGTTCGCCATGCTGCTGCTTGGCGCGAAAGACCTTGACGCCGCCTTCCAGCGTTTGCAGGACCGCGACGCCGAGATCGTGCAGGAGCCGACAAACCAGCCTTACGGCGTGCGCGATTTCGCGGTGCGCGATCCGGCCGGCAATATGATCCGGATCCAGCAACTCAAATGA
- a CDS encoding helix-turn-helix transcriptional regulator — translation MPAATPDTVLRDLARLRRVRDRIDRDYAQPLDVEALARGVHMSAGHLSRQFRLAYGESVYAYLMTRRIERAKALLRRGDLSVTEVCFEVGCSSLGSFSSRFTELVGVSPSIYRRDCAREAEGIPPCIARQVMRPIRNREAPEQCPD, via the coding sequence ATGCCTGCCGCGACTCCCGACACCGTCCTGCGTGACCTGGCCCGCCTGCGCCGCGTGCGCGACCGCATTGACCGCGACTATGCCCAGCCGCTGGACGTCGAGGCGCTTGCACGCGGTGTGCATATGTCCGCGGGCCATCTCAGCCGGCAGTTCCGGCTGGCTTATGGCGAGTCGGTCTACGCCTACCTGATGACCCGGCGCATCGAGCGCGCCAAGGCGCTGTTGCGGCGGGGCGACCTGAGTGTCACCGAGGTTTGCTTCGAGGTGGGGTGCTCGTCCCTGGGGTCCTTCAGTTCACGGTTCACCGAGCTGGTCGGCGTCTCGCCCAGCATTTACCGGCGCGATTGCGCGCGCGAGGCCGAGGGTATCCCGCCCTGCATCGCCAGGCAGGTGATGCGACCGATCAGGAATCGAGAAGCGCCGGAACAGTGTCCCGATTAG
- a CDS encoding helix-turn-helix transcriptional regulator, translated as METNHALEALAALAHSIRLSVFRMLVQAGPAGLPAGRIAERMEMPASSLSFHLKELHRAGLLSSRQDGRSIVYTARFETMNALLGYLTDNCCGGNPCSPVSPCSVASEPKP; from the coding sequence ATGGAAACGAACCACGCCCTTGAAGCGCTTGCCGCGCTCGCCCATTCGATACGCCTGTCGGTCTTCCGGATGCTGGTGCAGGCCGGGCCCGCCGGGCTGCCGGCTGGCCGGATTGCCGAACGGATGGAAATGCCGGCGTCATCGTTGTCGTTCCACCTGAAGGAACTGCATCGCGCCGGCCTGCTGTCGAGCCGGCAGGACGGCCGCTCGATCGTCTACACCGCCCGTTTCGAGACCATGAATGCCTTGCTGGGGTACCTCACGGACAACTGCTGCGGCGGCAATCCGTGCTCCCCTGTGTCCCCCTGTTCCGTCGCCTCGGAGCCCAAACCATGA